The following is a genomic window from Pseudomonas sp. FP2335.
GAGCGATCAGCTGAGCCGAAGCACCAGCGGAACGAGCGATCTGTGCGCCTTTACCTGGCTTCAATTCGATGCCGTGTACGGTGCTACCAACTGGAATGTTACGCAGTTGCAGAGCGTTGCCCGGCTTGATCGGTGCCAGGGCACCTGCGATCAGCTGGTCGCCAGCGCTCACGCCTTTAGGGGCGATGATGTAGCGACGCTCGCCATCTGCGTACAGCAGCAGAGCGATGTGAGCAGTACGGTTTGGATCGTATTCGATACGCTCGACAGTGGCAGAGATGCCATCTTTGTCGTTGCGACGGAAGTCGACCAGACGATAATGCTGCTTATGGCCACCACCGATGTGACGAGTGGTAATACGACCATTGTTGTTACGACCACCAGACTTCGATTTTTTCTCGAGCAGCGGTGCGTGAGGAGCGCCTTTATGCAGCTCCTGGTTGACCACCTTGACCACAAAACGGCGGCCAGGGGAAGTCGGTTTGCATTTAACGATTGCCATGATGCACCCCTTCCTTACTCAGCACTGCTGCTGAAATCGAGATCTTGGCCTGGCTGAAGGGAGATAACTGCCTTCTTCCAGTCATTACGCTTGCCCAGACCGCGAGCAGTGCGCTTGCTCTTACCCAGAACATTCAGGGTAGTAACACGCTCTACTTTCACGCTGAACAGGCTTTCGACGGCCTTCTTGATTTCCAGCTTGGTTGCGTCAGTTGCAACCTTGAAAACGAACTGGCCTTTCTTGTCAGCCAGAACCGTAGCCTTTTCGGAAACGTGCGGGCCAAGCAGAACTTTAAATACGCGTTCCTGGTTCATCCCAGCAGCTCCTCGAATTTCTTCACGGCCGACACGGTGATCAACACCTTGTCGTATGCGATCAGACTAACTGGATCGGAACCTTGCACGTCACGTACATCAACGTGTGGCAGGTTGCGAGCAGCCAGGTACAGGTTCTGATCAACAGCTTCAGACACGATCAAAACGTCGGTCAGGCTCATGTTGTTCAGTTTGCCCAGCAGATCTTTGGTTTTTGGACTTTCAACAGCGAAGTCCTGAACCACGACCAGACGATCAGTACGCACGAGTTCAGCAAGGATGGAGCGCAGTGCTGCGCGATACATCTTCTTGTTGAGCTTCTGAGAGTGATCCTGTGGACGAGCTGCGAAAGTGGTACCGCCGCCACGCCAGATTGGGCTACGGATAGTACCAGCACGAGCACGGCCAGTGCCTTTCTGACGCCAAGGGCGCTTACCGCCACCACGTACGTCGGAACGGGTCTTTTGCTGCTTGCTACCTTGACGGCCGCCGGCCATGTAGGCCACGACTGCTTGGTGAACCAGCGTCTCGTTGAATTCGCCGCCAAATGTCAGTTCGGAAACTTCGATCGCTTGAGCGTCATTTACATTTAATTGCATGTCAGCTTCCCCTTAACCGCGAGCCTTGGCCGCTGGACGTACAACCAGGTTGCCGCCAGTAGCGCCAGGAACAGCACCCTTGACCAACAACAGATTGCGTTCAGCGTCGACGCGCACTACTTCGAGGGACTGCACGGTCACGCGCTCAGCGCCCATATGACCGGACATTTTTTTGCCCTTGAATACACGACCAGGAGTCTGGCACTGGCCAATAGAGCCCGGGACGCGGTGGGAAACGGAGTTACCGTGAGTGTTGTCTTGGCCACGGAAATTCCAACGCTTGATCGTACCCTGGAAGCCTTTACCCTTGGACTGACCGGTTACATCAACCAGTTGACCAGCGGCGAAGATTTCAGCGTTGATCAGATCGCCAGCCTGGTAGTCGCCATCTTCAAGACGGAACTCCATAACAGTACGACCAGCTGCAACGTTTGCTTTTGCGAAGTGACCTGCTTGAGCAGCAGTCACGCGCGAAGCACGACGCTCGCCGACAGTGACTTGCACTGCACGATAGCCATCGGTTTCTTCAGTTTTGAACTGGGTGACGCGATTCGGTTCGATCTCAATGACCGTGACCGGAATGGAGACACCTTCTTCGGTGAAAATACGGGTCATACCGCATTTACGACCGACTACACCAATAGTCATGTTGTAAACCTCATGAGTGTACGGGGCTTTCACCCGCTATGGCCGCCCATTTCAGAGCGTTACACGACTAAGACCCAAGTCTTAGCCGAGGCTGATCTGTACTTCCACACCGGCCGCCAGATCAAGCTTCATAAGTGCATCAACGGTTTTATCCGTTGGCTGGACGATGTCCAGTACGCGCTTATGAGTACGGATCTCGTACTGGTCACGCGCGTCTTTGTTGACGTGCGGGGAGACCAGAACGGTGAACCGCTCTTTACGGGTAGGCAGTGGAATTGGACCACGCACTTGTGCACCAGTACGTTTCGCGGTTTCCACGATTTCCTGGGTGGATTGGTCGATCAGGCGATGGTCAAAAGCCTTCAACCTGATACGGATTTGCTGATTTTGCATTGGATTTCAGACTCCGGCTGCTATTCCCAGCGAGCGCAATACGCCCGTTAAAAGGAGGCGCAATTCTATAGACGCCCCAGATAGGTGTCAACCCAATAAAAAAAGCCCCCGCTGAGCGGGGGCCTTTTTCAAAGCATCAAGCTAACTCAAAAAAGAGCTTACTCGATGATTTTAGCTACAACACCAGCACCAACGGTACGGCCGCCTTCACGAATAGCGAAGCGCAGACCGTCTTCCATTGCGATGGTTTTGATCAGGGTAACTTCCATTTGGATGTTATCACCTGGCATTACCATTTCAACGCCTTCTGGCAGCTGGCAGTTACCAGTCACGTCAGTAGTACGGAAGTAGAACTGAGGACGGTAGCCTTTGAAGAACGGAGTGTGACGACCGCCTTCTTCCTTGCTCAGAACGTAGACTTCTGCGGTGAACTTGGTGTGCGGCTTAACGGTGCCTGGCTTAACCAGAACCTGGCCACGCTCAACGTCGTCACGCTTGGTACCACGCAGCAGAACGCCGCAGTTCTCGCCAGCACGACCTTCGTCGAGCAGCTTGCGGAACATTTCAACACCGGTGCAGGTGGTGACGGTGGTGTCACGCAGACCAACGATTTCCAGCGGATCTTGAACGCGAACGATACCGCGCTCGATACGACCAGTCACAACAGTACCGCGACCGGAGATCGAGAACACGTCTTCGATTGGCATCAGGAACGGCTTGTCGGTCAGACGAACTGGTTCTGGGATGTAGGTATCCAGAGTTTCAACCAGTTTACGAACGGCAGTGGTGCCCATTTCGTTGTCGTCTTTACCTTCCAGAGCCATACGAGCAGAACCGATGATGATCGGAGTGTCGTCGCCTGGGAAGTCGTAAGTGCTCAGCAGATCGCGCACTTCCATCTCAACCAGTTCCAGCAGCTCAGCGTCGTCTACCAGGTCAGCCTTGTTCAGGAAAACCACGATGTACGGAACGCCTACCTGACGGGACAGCAGGATGTGCTCACGGGTTTGTGGCATCGGACCATCAGCGGCCGAGCAAACCAGGATCGCGCCGTCCATCTGGGCAGCACCGGTGATCATGTTCTTCACATAGTCAGCGTGACCTGGGCAGTCAACGTGAGCGTAGTGACGAATTTTCGAGTTGTACTCGACGTGCGCGGTGTTGATGGTGATACCACGAGCTTTTTCTTCTGGAGCGCTGTCGATTTTATCGAAATCAACGATTGCAGAACCGAATACTTCGGAGCAAACGCGAGTCAGAGCTGCGGTCAGAGTGGTTTTACCGTGGTCAACGTGGCCGATGGTGCCAACGTTTACGTGCGGTAGGGAACGATCAAATTTTTCTTTAGCCACGACAATTAACTCCTTGCCTAAAGGACTGAATCAGCCTTGTTTTTTGGATACAGTTTCAGCGATGTGCGCCGGAGCTGTGTTGTATTTTTTGAATTCCATAGAGTAGCTTGCGCGACCCTGGGACATGGAGCGAACGTCGGTCGCATAACCGAACATCTCACCCAACGGAACCTCGGCGCGAATCACTTTGCCGGAAACCGTGTCTTCCATACCCAAGATCATGCCGCGACGACGGTTAAGGTCGCCCATGACATCACCCATATAGTCTTCAGGTGTAACAACTTCTACCGCCATGATCGGCTCAAGCAACTCACCACCGCCCTTCTGGGCCAGTTGCTTGGTAGCCATGGAGGCAGCCACCTTAAACGCCATCTCGTTGGAGTCGACGTCGTGGTAAGAACCGTCAAAAACGGTTGCTTTCAGGCCGATCAGCGGATAGCCGGCAACAACGCCGTTCTTCATCTGCTCTTCGATGCCTTTCTGGATAGCCGGGATGTATTCCTTAGGAACAACACCACCAACCACTTCGTTCACGAATTGCAGACCTTCCTGACCTTCGTCAGCAGGAGCAAAACGGATCCAGCAGTGACCGAACTGACCACGACCGCCGGACTGACGAACGAACTTGCCTTCGATTTCGCAATTCTTCGTGATGCGCTCACGATAGGAAACCTGAGGCTTACCGATGTTGGCTTCGACGTTGAACTCACGGCGCATCCGGTCAACCAGGATGTCCAGGTGCAGCTCGCCCATGCCGGAGATGATCGTTTGACCAGTCTCTTCATCAGTTTTAACGCGGAAAGATGGATCTTCCTGAGCAAGCTTGCCCAGAGCGATACCCATTTTTTCCTGGTCATCCTTGGTCTTAGGCTCTACGGCAACCGAAATAACCGGCTCCGGGAAGTCCATACGAACCAGGATGATTGGCTTGGCAGCGTCGCACAAGGTCTC
Proteins encoded in this region:
- the rplB gene encoding 50S ribosomal protein L2; translation: MAIVKCKPTSPGRRFVVKVVNQELHKGAPHAPLLEKKSKSGGRNNNGRITTRHIGGGHKQHYRLVDFRRNDKDGISATVERIEYDPNRTAHIALLLYADGERRYIIAPKGVSAGDQLIAGALAPIKPGNALQLRNIPVGSTVHGIELKPGKGAQIARSAGASAQLIAREGVYVTLRLRSGEMRKVLAECRATLGEVSNSEHSLRSLGKAGAKRWRGVRPTVRGVAMNPVDHPHGGGEGRTSGGRHPVSPWGFPTKGAKTRGNKRTDKMIVRRRK
- the rplC gene encoding 50S ribosomal protein L3 — its product is MTIGVVGRKCGMTRIFTEEGVSIPVTVIEIEPNRVTQFKTEETDGYRAVQVTVGERRASRVTAAQAGHFAKANVAAGRTVMEFRLEDGDYQAGDLINAEIFAAGQLVDVTGQSKGKGFQGTIKRWNFRGQDNTHGNSVSHRVPGSIGQCQTPGRVFKGKKMSGHMGAERVTVQSLEVVRVDAERNLLLVKGAVPGATGGNLVVRPAAKARG
- the tuf gene encoding elongation factor Tu: MAKEKFDRSLPHVNVGTIGHVDHGKTTLTAALTRVCSEVFGSAIVDFDKIDSAPEEKARGITINTAHVEYNSKIRHYAHVDCPGHADYVKNMITGAAQMDGAILVCSAADGPMPQTREHILLSRQVGVPYIVVFLNKADLVDDAELLELVEMEVRDLLSTYDFPGDDTPIIIGSARMALEGKDDNEMGTTAVRKLVETLDTYIPEPVRLTDKPFLMPIEDVFSISGRGTVVTGRIERGIVRVQDPLEIVGLRDTTVTTCTGVEMFRKLLDEGRAGENCGVLLRGTKRDDVERGQVLVKPGTVKPHTKFTAEVYVLSKEEGGRHTPFFKGYRPQFYFRTTDVTGNCQLPEGVEMVMPGDNIQMEVTLIKTIAMEDGLRFAIREGGRTVGAGVVAKIIE
- the rplD gene encoding 50S ribosomal protein L4, giving the protein MQLNVNDAQAIEVSELTFGGEFNETLVHQAVVAYMAGGRQGSKQQKTRSDVRGGGKRPWRQKGTGRARAGTIRSPIWRGGGTTFAARPQDHSQKLNKKMYRAALRSILAELVRTDRLVVVQDFAVESPKTKDLLGKLNNMSLTDVLIVSEAVDQNLYLAARNLPHVDVRDVQGSDPVSLIAYDKVLITVSAVKKFEELLG
- the rpsJ gene encoding 30S ribosomal protein S10; the protein is MQNQQIRIRLKAFDHRLIDQSTQEIVETAKRTGAQVRGPIPLPTRKERFTVLVSPHVNKDARDQYEIRTHKRVLDIVQPTDKTVDALMKLDLAAGVEVQISLG
- the rplW gene encoding 50S ribosomal protein L23, translated to MNQERVFKVLLGPHVSEKATVLADKKGQFVFKVATDATKLEIKKAVESLFSVKVERVTTLNVLGKSKRTARGLGKRNDWKKAVISLQPGQDLDFSSSAE